One genomic window of Roseateles sp. DAIF2 includes the following:
- a CDS encoding ExeA family protein, with product MSLIHLLDEVGLSQRQAARELGFRKSFFNRVMHGRWPARTGARLRMQLEGVLTQRGATPEQIQTAFETAPNAPTTSEIDTMLMRNEALTLEARQHFKLPRSPFVDDVATPADVFQTPSVRYVRAALMDCAQHHGFIAVVGESGAGKSTLAEDLEERIKAGSADVAVIRPYVQGMELNDAKGKTMKSGHLAEALTHALDPIAELKSSPQARFQQLHDKLKTSARAGRRHLLLIEEAHCLPTATLKHLKRFLELKDGMRRLLGVALIAQPELLERLNSQSAEVREVMQRLEIVRLDPLDGELEGYLSHKFARFNLKIEDVLAPEAIDAIRARLIHLPRGGRQQDARSICYPLVVNNLICRAMNAAARAAWPKVDAQVIAGC from the coding sequence ATGAGTCTCATCCACCTGCTGGACGAGGTCGGCCTGTCGCAGCGCCAGGCCGCCCGCGAACTCGGCTTTCGCAAGTCCTTCTTCAACCGCGTCATGCACGGCCGCTGGCCGGCCCGCACCGGCGCCCGGCTGCGCATGCAGCTGGAGGGTGTGCTGACCCAGCGCGGCGCCACCCCTGAGCAAATCCAAACCGCTTTTGAAACCGCACCCAACGCACCTACCACTTCGGAGATCGACACCATGCTGATGCGCAATGAAGCCCTGACCCTCGAAGCTCGCCAGCACTTCAAGCTGCCGCGCAGCCCCTTCGTGGATGACGTGGCCACTCCGGCCGATGTGTTCCAGACCCCCAGCGTCCGCTACGTCCGCGCCGCGCTGATGGACTGTGCCCAGCACCACGGCTTCATCGCTGTGGTCGGCGAGTCCGGCGCCGGCAAGTCCACCCTGGCCGAGGACCTGGAGGAGCGCATCAAGGCAGGCAGCGCCGACGTGGCGGTGATCCGGCCCTATGTCCAGGGCATGGAGCTGAACGACGCCAAGGGCAAGACCATGAAGAGCGGCCACCTCGCCGAAGCGCTTACCCACGCCCTCGATCCGATCGCCGAGCTGAAGAGCAGCCCGCAAGCCCGCTTCCAGCAGCTGCACGACAAGCTCAAGACCAGCGCCCGTGCCGGCCGCCGCCACCTGCTTCTGATCGAGGAGGCGCACTGCCTGCCCACCGCGACCCTCAAGCACCTGAAACGCTTCCTGGAGCTGAAGGACGGCATGCGCCGCCTGCTGGGTGTGGCCCTGATCGCTCAGCCCGAGCTGCTGGAGCGCCTGAACAGCCAGAGCGCCGAGGTGCGCGAGGTGATGCAGCGCCTGGAGATCGTCCGGCTCGACCCGCTGGATGGCGAGCTGGAGGGCTACCTCAGTCACAAGTTCGCCCGCTTCAACCTGAAGATCGAGGACGTGCTGGCGCCCGAGGCGATCGACGCCATCCGCGCTCGGCTGATTCACCTGCCGCGCGGTGGCCGCCAGCAGGACGCCCGCAGCATCTGCTATCCGCTGGTGGTCAACAACCTGATCTGCCGCGCCATGAACGCTGCCGCCCGCGCGGCCTGGCCGAAGGTCGACGCCCAGGTGATCGCTGGGTGCTGA
- a CDS encoding integrase, producing the protein MALNAITTQRLVAVAQAAAAAGPGGKGAIYAAACIELGISLATLHRYLAKVTMKPERKQRSDAGSVSLTRDEATAISALLITSQRKNNKRLLSIGQAVEILRANNEIRAEFLDEPTGELRPLSDSAIARALRVHGMHPDQLNRPTPAVELKSLHPNHVWQIDASLCVLYYLNAETERETGLQVMERERFYKNKPRNLKAIEQDRVWSYEGTDHNSGGLMLNYVLGAESGTNLAESFIEFIQQRQVIHGVPFILMMDMGSANTSGLFKNLARRLQVKIIPHMPGNARATGQVENARNIIERSFEPALRLMPVANLAELNAQAHRWADWYNAQKVHSRHGRTRAEQWMTIAAEQLRLAPPPEFCRELLTHEPESRKVSDTLTVQFKGREFNVRGVPGAMVGEKVMVTFSPYATDTATIIDTDADGNELLHSIPVVHRDDAGFRVDANVIGEDYRRPADTQLDTNRKEVERFAWDAATDAEVEAKKKAKAVPFGGRIDPYAPIEQAPERTFLPRRGTELRPAVVTQAAPARVLSLFEAARHLTDKGLALNAERHAQIRAWYPDGVPEDQLDALADRLQVRAQLRVVAGGGGA; encoded by the coding sequence GTGGCTCTGAACGCCATCACCACGCAGCGCCTGGTCGCAGTGGCCCAGGCCGCGGCAGCAGCAGGCCCCGGCGGCAAGGGAGCCATCTACGCCGCGGCCTGCATCGAGCTGGGAATCAGTCTGGCCACGCTGCACCGCTATCTCGCCAAGGTCACCATGAAACCAGAACGCAAGCAACGATCCGACGCCGGTTCCGTCTCGCTCACGCGGGATGAGGCCACGGCCATCAGCGCGCTGCTGATCACCAGCCAGCGCAAGAACAACAAGCGGCTGCTCTCCATCGGCCAGGCCGTCGAGATCCTGCGAGCCAACAACGAGATCCGCGCCGAGTTCCTGGACGAACCCACGGGTGAGCTGCGCCCGCTGTCCGACAGCGCCATCGCCCGTGCCCTGCGAGTGCATGGCATGCACCCCGACCAGCTCAACCGCCCGACGCCGGCCGTCGAGCTGAAGAGCCTGCACCCGAACCATGTCTGGCAGATCGACGCCAGCCTGTGCGTGCTGTACTACCTGAACGCCGAGACCGAGCGCGAGACCGGCCTTCAGGTGATGGAGCGCGAGCGCTTCTACAAGAACAAGCCGCGCAACCTGAAGGCGATCGAGCAGGACCGCGTCTGGTCTTACGAGGGAACCGACCACAACAGCGGCGGCCTGATGCTGAACTACGTGCTGGGCGCCGAGTCCGGCACCAACCTGGCCGAGAGCTTCATCGAGTTCATCCAGCAGCGCCAGGTGATCCACGGCGTGCCCTTCATCCTGATGATGGACATGGGCTCGGCCAACACCAGCGGCCTGTTCAAGAACCTGGCGCGCCGCCTGCAGGTCAAGATCATCCCGCACATGCCGGGCAACGCCCGCGCCACCGGCCAGGTCGAGAACGCCCGCAACATCATCGAGCGCAGCTTCGAGCCAGCACTGCGCCTGATGCCGGTCGCCAACCTGGCCGAGCTGAACGCCCAGGCACACCGCTGGGCCGATTGGTACAACGCTCAGAAGGTGCACAGCCGCCACGGCCGCACGCGCGCCGAGCAGTGGATGACGATCGCGGCCGAGCAGCTGCGCCTGGCCCCACCGCCTGAGTTCTGCCGCGAGCTGCTGACGCATGAGCCCGAGTCGCGCAAGGTCAGCGACACCCTGACCGTGCAGTTCAAGGGTCGCGAGTTCAATGTGCGCGGCGTGCCCGGAGCGATGGTGGGCGAGAAGGTGATGGTTACCTTCAGCCCCTACGCCACCGACACCGCCACCATCATCGACACGGACGCAGATGGCAATGAGCTGCTGCACAGCATCCCGGTGGTGCACCGCGACGATGCGGGCTTTCGCGTCGACGCCAATGTCATCGGGGAGGACTACCGCCGGCCGGCCGACACCCAGCTGGACACCAACCGCAAGGAAGTCGAGCGCTTCGCCTGGGATGCGGCGACGGATGCGGAGGTCGAGGCCAAGAAGAAGGCCAAGGCCGTGCCCTTCGGCGGCCGCATTGACCCCTATGCCCCCATCGAGCAGGCGCCCGAGCGTACCTTCCTGCCGCGCCGCGGCACCGAGCTGCGCCCGGCCGTGGTCACCCAGGCCGCGCCCGCTCGCGTGCTGTCCCTGTTCGAAGCTGCGCGCCACTTGACCGACAAGGGGCTGGCTCTGAACGCCGAGCGCCATGCCCAGATCCGTGCCTGGTATCCGGACGGTGTGCCCGAGGACCAGCTCGACGCGCTGGCCGATCGCCTGCAGGTCCGCGCCCAGCTGCGCGTGGTGGCCGGTGGAGGTGGCGCATGA
- a CDS encoding DUF3102 domain-containing protein translates to MARKPTPAPEVKEAALQPGTLEADTAAANQLAVAKLAQNERVTALAKQLNYQGSTDPAVLENSAQDALRRIGMAVFELGGYLLLLKESCPHGQFLPALERLNFAPQAAQRYMQVTRRFANTASMRHLESAGVAKLIELVALDDEQLEDLTELGQTGELALDDVATMSVKQLRAAVREERQERKADAEVAAKKQARIDKLERDVLRIKKLTPDEDLAKLKKEATGIANDAEGAIVGNLRQALIALDSHGGGGGEHKVFMAGLVGQVQAQLTALREEFNLPDASSLADQELAAEVTEWAFSKGKKD, encoded by the coding sequence ATGGCCCGCAAACCCACCCCCGCCCCCGAAGTCAAGGAAGCCGCCCTGCAGCCCGGCACCCTGGAGGCCGACACGGCCGCCGCCAATCAGCTGGCCGTGGCCAAGCTGGCGCAGAACGAGCGCGTCACGGCGCTGGCGAAGCAGCTCAACTATCAGGGCAGCACCGACCCGGCGGTTCTGGAGAACTCCGCTCAAGATGCCCTGCGCCGCATCGGTATGGCCGTCTTCGAGCTGGGAGGCTACTTGCTCTTGCTGAAGGAGTCTTGCCCGCATGGCCAGTTTCTCCCAGCGCTGGAGCGGCTCAACTTCGCCCCGCAGGCCGCACAGCGTTACATGCAGGTGACCCGCCGGTTCGCAAACACCGCATCAATGCGGCATTTGGAGTCCGCCGGTGTTGCCAAGCTGATCGAGCTGGTGGCGCTCGACGACGAGCAGCTCGAAGACCTGACCGAGCTGGGACAGACCGGTGAGCTGGCCCTTGACGACGTGGCCACCATGTCAGTCAAGCAACTGCGCGCCGCTGTCCGCGAAGAACGCCAGGAGCGCAAGGCAGACGCCGAAGTCGCGGCGAAGAAGCAAGCGCGCATCGACAAGCTGGAGCGCGACGTCCTCCGCATCAAGAAGCTCACCCCGGACGAGGATCTGGCAAAGCTCAAGAAGGAAGCCACCGGCATCGCCAACGACGCCGAGGGCGCCATCGTCGGCAACCTGCGCCAGGCGTTGATCGCCCTCGACAGCCACGGCGGTGGCGGCGGTGAACACAAGGTCTTCATGGCCGGCCTGGTCGGCCAGGTGCAAGCCCAGCTCACCGCGCTGCGCGAGGAGTTCAACCTGCCCGATGCCTCCAGCCTGGCCGACCAGGAGCTGGCCGCCGAGGTGACCGAGTGGGCCTTCTCCAAGGGCAAGAAGGACTGA
- a CDS encoding transcriptional regulator has product MSDKPLSAPMRKTCDLCRLLAGHVVLGLAPGEIAKGIGVSPSWVSVNLPALAAETGFVEQVPGTNRWRLGPVLARIGITVATELNAARQNLDDLSRRYATPL; this is encoded by the coding sequence GTGAGCGACAAGCCCCTGTCCGCCCCCATGCGCAAGACCTGCGACCTGTGCCGCCTGCTCGCCGGCCATGTGGTGCTCGGCCTGGCGCCTGGCGAGATCGCTAAGGGCATCGGTGTGTCGCCCTCCTGGGTTTCCGTGAACCTACCCGCCCTGGCCGCAGAGACCGGCTTCGTCGAGCAGGTGCCGGGCACCAACCGCTGGCGCCTGGGGCCGGTCCTGGCACGCATCGGCATCACCGTCGCCACCGAGCTGAACGCCGCCCGCCAGAACCTCGACGACCTCAGCCGCCGCTACGCCACCCCACTCTGA